actgataaaatacttactgaacttgtactgagagatataataatcactgaatggaatttacaagatgtaatgcgcataaactgtaaactaaatgcatgtatacaactttggcacgtaggcccacataagtGTAACACATACTTGACTGATttgaatcctgcaaacataaaagctATAAGCACATgttgtgggcaatatgcccctaacTCCCTGGTTGACATCAAGCGAGCGACAcacaaactgaaactgaaactggtgggatccccgcgaacTAGCCGCCTGGTGCGCATAATGTAATgttcacatacatgctagcacacgatatgtagtgctccatagaaaattatgctcaatgctcataccaagatgtatgcacataatctcataaaataatgctgatcatgtcaaaataaatgctaaacatgtaatctgatctaatatattggaatacaaagatttactcgtattttctcttgaattgcaatatttattgacatttatttaattatttaatgatttatttattgcaaCATGAAGACTTCccaggagggtcacccatcatagAATTACTCCCACCCgagcacgcttaactttgggGTTTTGAAGATATTAGAACCAATATGAGAAAAGATGGAATTTCGGTGTGAGTGTTATACACCCTAAGCCCATTGGGATATGAAATTCACCcatccggatacaagacacatgaatttgaatgaattgtgagagacatccggatgagtgaggtctcatccggatacaagacacaCGAGCTTTGGATAAGTTGTGAGAGACATTCGGATGAGTAAGGTCTCATCCGGAAACGAGACACAAACATATTTGGACACATTCGGATACAACATAAGGTATCCGGACATCACTCTCAAAAAGCCTCAGACTTATTTGGATACGACACAAAGcattcggatatcactcacagacAATTAAACACATACggatacgactcaaggcatccggatactactcacaatcactgctGGACACATTCAGatatgaaaatgaagcatctggatatcactggaccatccggatatgaacaagagctatctggatgtcactcacataaaactttttgacccatcCGGATAGCCTCTGAGCTATCCGGATGCGACTCACATGCTCTGAAAAATCTATTCGGATATGAGGGAACCTATCCAGATGTCTGCAACTTTTAAACcccaaaacaaacaaacacagAGACTCCGTTCTTGCTTCAAACTTAACAAATctacaccattccgaataaaatcttgggaaaacaaattCTAGCTGGTATGAAACAacattaaggatgattcaaTAATGATATTTGGAAGAATCTCTGTATAACTATGCACATCTATCTCATGCATTCACTGtaaacgtatatatatatatatatatactctatAACTGATAACAATCTGGTGGAATAGACCGAATAAACTTGAAGAATTGAGAGTAATACTAAATCATAATCTCGTAAGGAAGGTTTACAAGGATAGATACTTGCCTTGATATAGCTCGGATCGAATTCAAACGATTCTAATGAAAATCGAAGACTGCTGCGCCCAACTCTCTCTTCTTGGCTTCTGTTCTCCACGGCGTGAAGACAGCTAAGccctatgcatatatatatatatacataatggaGTAGGCCCTAAAAGCCTTTTTTTCAATCTCCTACTAAAACTTGGAGACTTTTAAACCCAAGCCTTCTCACACATGGACTCCCAATctcataataactcttaattaaacACTTAAATTCTAATCACCAAATTGCTAAATGACCTTCATATcctagcatttaattttcacaataaataactagaattaaatgctctttaaatactattctcactattaaaaatctaaatttccacattaaataattaaatggaaaattctcttaattaattacttcaataattaattaactaattctaaataaatactaggccctctaacaagtcgttacaatttctctcatccttaaaagaatttggtcctccaaattcgtaatTGGTTACTCGAATAATGAGGGGTAAAGatgcctcatctcttcttctagctcccacgtcgcctcttctgacgagtgtcgctgccattgcactttcacaagaggaattgatcgattcttCAAAGTCTTCTCTTTACGCTCTAAAATACtggtaggcatctcttcataagacacatcttctctgacttcaagattctgaaaatcaatcacatgctaAGGATCTGACACATACTTTCTCAACATCCAAACATGAAACACgttatgaacatgggacaactgaggtggcaaagctaactcatatgccaaagtccctatccgcctcaaaatttcaaacggaccaatgtaatggggactaagcttccctgttacgccaaatcttcaCGCATCTTTagtaggcatgactctcaaccaaacatggtcgcctacctcaaactcgaggtctcgtCGTCGCTTGTCTGGATAgcttttctgtctgtcttgggctgttttcattcttgctttgataactcgaatcttttctgtTGTCTGCTCAACAATTTTAGGACCTAATAAAACcttatctccaatctcttcccaacatattgcCGATCGACacggtcgcccatacaaagcctcatatggtgaTATTTCAATACTTGAATgtaaactattattgtaggaaaATTCCACTAAAGGTAGATGGTCATcgcaactaccttggaaatctagaacacaagctctcaacaagtcttcaagagtcctgatagtcctctctgactgaccgtctgtctgcggatgaaatgctgtactaaaattcaattgagatcccaatgcctcatgcaaagctccccagaaaaaagaagtaaaacgaggatctcgatctgatacaatgctggatggaacactatgtaacttcacgatcttctcaatataaattctagaaaatctattcaatggataagtcttcttaataggaagaaaataggatgatttagtcaaacgatcaacaatcacccatataacATCATAGCCTTtagtagtcctgggtaaacccatcacaaaatccatggcaatattatcccacttccactccgaaataggtaatggaagcaataaacctgcgggtttctgatgttctgctTTAACCTGTTGGCGTACTAAACACTATGAAATATatctggctacatctttcttcataccactccaccaatactatcgtttaaggtcgtggtacattTTCGCAACActtggatgaatagtgtaatgactcttgtgtgcttcattcaaaatctcttgttTAAGATTTTCGttatcgggtatacaaatacgtccctaaaataagagtataccatcactccgtagagtatatcccaaaggagaaaatttctcgatatCTGCCAAAATCTGTGctaacttctcatcttttgattgctgGTCCTTgcttaaatcaaataactcgggttgcACCCTCATATAAGCACAACTTATCACTATACTATCCTCTAGGGTTGAAATATATAGAGCACTCAATTGTtccaataacttccattcttgaaccatcatcgtagccataaaagctcctcgccgactcaaagcatcggctactacgtTAGCCTTTCCTGAATGGTATATAATGTCATAGTCGAAGTCCTTAAATAACTAGACCCAATGtctttgcctcatgttcaattctttataggataagagataatgtaagctcttatgatctgtataaatttcaactttctcaccatatagatagtgtcgtcatatcttcaatgcaaatactactgctgccaactccaaatcatgagtggGGTAATTCACCTCGTgcttcttcaattgtctggatgcataagcattaactcgaccctcttgcatcaatatgcaacccaaacctgaatgggatgcatcgctgtaaatggagtatttctctccacttcttggaatggttaaaactggtgcagtagtcaacttttgcttcaattcttggaaggcacgttcacacgcgtcattccattcgaacttctctccttttcttgttagcttagtcataggggaagataaaggagcaaatccctcaatgaatcgcctataatagcctACAAGTcccagaaaactacgtatctttgTCACTGTCGTTGGCCTTgaccaatccataactgctttagtttTATCTGGATCCACTAAAATACCGTCTCCAGAaaccacatggcctagaaatccaatatgagtaagccaaaactcacacttgtTGAACTTGGCGTATAGTTGCTCCTCTTTAAGCCTTCACAATACTAGAGTGAGATGTTCCatatgctcctccacattaggtgagtagacTAGAATATCGTcaatgaagacaataatgaatcgatctaggtaTCACATAGAacttgattcatcaaatccatgaaaatagctggggcatttgttaacccaaatggcattaccacgAACTCGCAGTGTtcatagcgagtcctgaaagcagtcttctgaatatcctcatctctaactcgcactTGATGGTAtaccgatctcaaatctatctttgagaataccttagctcctctcaactgatctaacaagtcatccacccgaggtaagggatacttattcttcactgtcacttGGTTCAATTGGTGACAGTTTATGCAcaacctcaaagatccatctttcttcctcacgaacaatactggtgcgCCCCACGGGGATGAATTGGGTCAGATAAAACCCTTCTTTATTAGTTCTTCTAGCTGGGCCTTCAattcctttagctcattaggtacCATCcaatatggagccttagagataggctgcgtaccaggcaataactcaatagtaaactccaCTCCTCTctgaggaggtaatcctggtaactCATTAGGGAAAATGTCTGGAAACTCACGTACTACTAGTACCTCAGATAACTTCTTCTTGCTTCCCTCGTCAGTGGTTACAAAGGCTAGGTAAGGTTCACATCGGTCACGTATTAGCTTTTCGACtttcatcaccgagatcataggaatcgtaaaCATAGGCTTgacttctctataaataagaactGGCTATTGAGGTAGTTCAAAGTCAATAATATTTCGCCGACAGTCTACTCTTGCATAATATCGTGataaccaatccatgccaagatcaaatcaaaatccttgacatcgagaattaccaaatctctcaaaataGCTTTTTATCatggacctcgatctcacaattctcaaacatttctctagctacCATAATCTTATCTCCTGGCGTAGATATAATCAGGTGATACGACAAAGAAATCCGagaatggggaacataacatactgtgcgcaatgcaataaaagaatgtgtggaaccagtatcaaataatgcacgcacatcatgacTATATAGGGATAAAATACCTTGGATAGTTCTGTCGCCCTACTCTGCCTCATCTGTGGTaagggcataaactctaccctgcaccTGTCTATCTGCGGGCTGTGGATGCTAAGCTACTGGTACTGCGGGTATAGGTGCTCttggccctctagctactggtGGCCTCTGATTCACCTGCTGACCTCTATTCTGGGGCGATTGTGTACACCGATTAGCTATGTGTCCTTTTTGTCTGCACCTGAAACAAGTCACCTCTGGTGCGGGGAGTGCTGCTTGATTTCTCAGGCAATCTTTCTTCCTATGCCCTTCTTGTCCATACTGGGAACATACGTTCTTCCTAGCTAGGCACGATCCCCCGTGCTTCCTTCCACACTGACCACATTGTGGATTATTCTCTATCTTATTTCCTTGTCCAactgtccacttcttcttcttattattggaTGAACCTTGAGATGTACTTGTGCCCTTCTTAgctgcttgtgttgctctccaCTCATTGCGGTCCCACTCAATAGTATACGCTCGCTGGactaccgtggcataatccacactcagagctcctccaaaagtaTGTCGGATATttgcacgcaatcctctctggaacttggcggccttctttgcttcagtgGATACCAAATCTGGAGTATATCGAGACAGGGTTGTAAACTCTGCCTTATACTGGGCCACTGTATTAGTACCTTGCACCAATTGAACGAACTCATAAACTTTCTgttccttgacccatgctgggcaataagtgtcattgaacacttgttgaaactcGACCCATGTGGGCTCTTGATTACCAAACCTCTGGCGGgtagtctcccaccatctctcggcatcacCTCTAAATAGGAATGTGCTAAGTTGTACTCGTCGGTCGTCTGCACAACCAATAGATCGAAGATGCTTCTCTATCGATATCATCCAATTCTCCGCTGCTGCTGCATCTGTGCCTCCATGGAACGCTGGTGGTCTGAATGCCATAAAATCCTTTAGTAATTCGCTCCCGGTATCTGTCTCTATAGCTAGAACTGTTGGAGTAACTGGTGGATCTCCTCCATTGCCTCCTTCTTCTTGGGGTACTTGTGGTTACCTCGCCTAATTTGTAACTAGAGTATCGACTACCCTCATCAAACCTGCCAACATGCCTCGCATTTCAGCCATACCCTGTCGCAAGTCACTACCAGACTCCCCTAGTGAGCCTGGTGTGGGTACTGGAACCTCGTCTGGCGTAGAAGCATCCTAATTGCGAGTTCGGGGTTGTCCTCttctattactcatcttcctgcatcaccacttagggttagaatgcTATAAATTAGGCCAACTTATCTGactgacggacacaagtcctaactctacccaacatcctatgtgtgtactggagactcctcaaaacaccgctctgataccaatactgtaacaccccctctcctagaactgcctgagaagaggtgctatgggaaataaaataaaactaactgataaactgaaatctgataccataatgaatatctcaatcaattgaaataaaactcCGAGTCAACCaaaaactgaaaaccataaactacatctaagggaaaatccttaaataggaatataaaataaacctaaactgataaaacaccaactaatcccaaacatctttggtcttgagcggctccacgtacacatactactggacactgctgctaggccccacatctagtactcccccgctaggacctggaatggtgaagagtacaaggtgagttacaaagctcagcaagtaataaggtggaaagaataactgaaactgaatcgaagaatattgatactgataaaatacttactgaatttgtactgagagatataataatcactggatggcatttacaATATGTAATGCGCATAAACTGTAAACTCAATGCAGGTAtacaactttggcacgtaggcccacataagtGTAACACATACccgactgatctgaatcctgcaaacataaaagttgtaagcacatactgtgggcaatatgcccctagctccctggtcgacatcaggcgagcaacacacaaactgaaactgaaactggtgggatccctgCAGACTAGCCgtctggcgcgcataatgcaatgctcacatacatgctagtatacgatatgtagtgcttcatagaaagtcatgctcaatactcataccaagatgtatgcacataatctcacaaaataatgctgatcatgtcaaaataaatgctaaacatgtaatctgatctaatatattggaatacaaagatttatttgtattttcccttgaattacaatatttattgacatttatttaattatttaataatttatttattgtaacatgaagacttcccaggggggtcacccatcatagaATTACTCTCACCCgagcacgcttaactttgggGTTTTGAACAAGAGTTATATAGATGTCACTtacataaaactttttgacccatcCAGATAGCCTCTAACCTATCCAGATGCTACTCACATGCTCTGAAAAATCTATTCGGATATGAGGGAACCTATCTAGATGTCTGCAACTTTTAAACCCAAAAGCGAACAAACACACAGACTCCATTCTTGCTTCAAACTTAACAAATctacaccattccgaataaaatcttgggaaaacaaatcccaattggTATGAAACAACATTAAGGATGATTCAGCAATGATATTTGGAAGAATCTCTGTATGACTATGCACATCTATCTCATGCATTCACTCtaaacgtatatatatatatatatatatactctgtAACTGATAACAATCTGGTAGAACAGACTAAATAAACTTGAAGAATTGAGAGTAATACTAAATCATAATCCTATAAGGAAGGTTTACAGGGATAGATACTTGCCTTGATATAGCTCGGATCGAATTCAAACGATTCTAATGAAAATCGAAGACTGCTGCGCCCAACTCTCTCTTCTTAGCTTCTATTCTCCACGTCGTGAAGACAACCAAGccctatgcatatatatatatatatatatatacacataatggAGAGGACCCTAAAAGGCTTTTTTTTAATCTCCTACTGAAACTTGGAGACTTCTAAACCTAAGCCTTCTCACACATGGACTCCCAATctcataataactcttaattaaacacttaaattctaatcaccaaattgctaaatgaccttcatgtcttagcatttaatttccataataaataactagaattaaatgctctttaaatactattctcactattaaaaatctaaatttccacattaaataattaaatggcaaattctcttaattaattacttcaataattaattaactaattctaaataaatactaagccctctaacgggtcgttacacccaGACATCTTTGATCCTGAGCaactccacgtacacacactactgaccactattgctaggccccacatctaatactcccccactaggacctggaatggtgaaaagtacaaggtgagctacaaagcttagcaagtaataagatggaaagaataactgaatctgaatcgaagaatatcgatactgcaAAGAAATACTAACTGAACTTGTACTATGTATAATCACTAtttgattgcattcataaaaatgtaatgcacataaactgtaaactaaatgcaggtatgcaactttggctcataggcccacataactgtagaacatacctgactgatctgaatcatacaaacaaaaaaactgtaagcacatactgtgggcaaagcccttagccccctggtcgtcaccaggcgagcaa
The Diospyros lotus cultivar Yz01 chromosome 12, ASM1463336v1, whole genome shotgun sequence DNA segment above includes these coding regions:
- the LOC127787543 gene encoding uncharacterized protein LOC127787543 encodes the protein MAFRPPAFHGGTDAAAAENWMISIEKHLRSIGCADDRRVQLSTFLFRGDAERWWETTRQRFAWVKEQKVYEFVQLVQGTNTVAQYKAEFTTLSRYTPDLVSTEAKKAAKFQRGLRANIRHTFGGALSVDYATVVQRAYTIEWDRNEWRATQAAKKGTSTSQGSSNNKKKKWTVGQGNKIENNPQCGQCGRKHGGSCLARKNVCSQYGQEGHRKKDCLRNQAALPAPEVTCFRCRQKGHIANRCTQSPQNRGQQVNQRPPVARGPRAPIPAVPVA